The genomic segment TTTTTGCCTCTATGCTGCCGAATATTATCATGGATAATGAACTTCGCCATTTCTTTCCTGAAAGTCATGAATCGTACCGGAAGTTCAATACATTAACTGAAATGTTCGGCGACCAATATGTTATGGATATTGTTATTGAAACGAACGAAGATATTATGTTGAACCGAGAAAGTCTTGCAGTAATCGGAAAAATTACCGAAGAACTGGAACAGCTGAATAATATCGTGAAAATACAGTCCATTACCAATGTCGATTTTATCACCGATGATGATGGTCATTTGAGTACCGGACAATTAATTCCGGAAGACTTTTCAGGTACTGCTGCCGAGGTACAGCAGCTCAAACAGCGGATTTTAGAATGGCCTAAGGCATATATTGGTACAATTATATCTTCCGATTTTAAAGGGGTGCAAATTATTGCTACCTTAAATTCAGATGCAACACCGCCTGAAGTCAGTACGCTTTATTATGAAACCGTTGATGTCGTCAAAAAGCATTTGGCCGCTCATGCGTCCCTCAATTACAAAATTGCAGGAGACCCGGTATTGGGTGAATATGGAAAAATATTTATGTATGCGGACTTAAAAAATTTAATTCCGCTTATTACCGTTGTGGTACTGCTCTGTCTTTTTCTTTCATTCCGCAATGCGGAAGGCACCCTGCTTCCGCTTATTACCGTGCTCATCAGTACAATATGGACAGCAGGGATTATGGCGATGATCGGGGAGCCGCTCACGATTGTTTCAAGTTGTTTGCCGGTACTGTTGATTGCAGTAGGATCTGCGTACGGTATTCACATTATCAATTATTATTATCAGCGATTGGAAAAAGAGCCGCTGATTACCGACAAGCTGCGGCATCAAGCGCTTATTAAAGAAACACTGAAAAGCGCCCGTTCTCCGGTATTACTTGCGGGAATTACTACGATTGCAGGTTTTATTTCGACTATCACCAGTCCTATCCGTCCGCTTAAATCCTTTGCGCTTTTCAGTGCTGTCGGTGTTGTAATTGCACTGTCGCTTGCCTTTGTGTTTATTCCTTCAATACTGATGATTAAATCGGTAGGTCTTATTCAGCGGCAGCAAAAACGGATGAGTCTCCGTGCCGTCAAAAAAAATGCACGCCTTGCAGCCCTCGGTATCAATAAAAAGGGCGCTACGCTCGACAGAATTTATTCTTATTTTAATAAACGGGAAGGACGGTTTGTGTTCGGTCTTTTGGTTATCGTCGGTCTTTCGGTTGTGGGCATTATGAACCTAAACATTGAATCCGCCTTTTTGGAATACTTTCCGAAAAACTCAAAGGTGCGTAATGATGTCAGTTCCATCGATACCAAGTATGTCGGCACCACAGGTTTCAGCTTAGTAATACAGGGGCAAGAAAAAGGCGATATGTGTAATCCTGCTATTTTAACCGAGATGGAAAAATTGGAAAATTACTTACAGGCAAACCATCCGGCAATCGGCAGTGTTGTGTCCTTTACCGAGTTTGTAAAACGAATGAATCAGGTGATGCATTCAAGTGCAGCGGTTCAAGAAGCTTCCGTTTCTCAAAATGCCTCGGCAGATTTTTCCGTCGGATCCGTAGGATCCATGGGCTCGAAAGAAAACGGGTCATTGGATTTTGACAGCTTTTTTGAAGATGAATCCGAAACGGTGCAAAGTACCGGCGGCGCTTCCGGCAGTGTTGAAAGTTTTTTCGATGAAGAAGAAGCCGGCAGTGAGCAAACGCGGTATGCAGAATTAGACGGAAGCGGAAATGCAGTTAATGCCGTTTTTGCCCACTACAAAAATCAGCCGCTCAATGCAGATGAAACCATTGCGCTTTTTACTGCGGCTTATGCCTCTGCAAACAAGAGCGACTTGACCGTTACCGAGTTTATGGATGCATTAAAAAAGCAGCTCAATTACCGCGGCGCCGCCTACTACGAAATACCGGCAGATATTTCAAAATATCCGGTCAGCACACAGGCGGAATTGAAAGATATCGTTACTCAGTATTTGCTTTTGTATTCCGGCTCTCTTGATGCACTGCTTGACGAAACGCTGGAACCTAAGACATGCCGAATGCAGATTATCATGCGGACGCACGATACGGGTAAAATAAAAGATGTTATCAGCGATGCGCACCGCTTTGCCGAAACGCATTTTCCCGAAGGTTATACCCTTGAAGCGGCGGGCTTGGGTGAAATGGAAGTTGCAATGACTTCGATGATTATTTCGAGTCAAGTGTCCTCTCTGGTCTTGGCGGTTGGGATAGTGTTCCTCATTTTAGCAGTGTTCTACCGCTCAGTGATTGCCGGTATTATCGGGGCTATTCCGCTTGGGGTTTCTATTTTGCTCAACTTCGGCATTATGAGCTTAACGGGAATAAACCTTGACATGGTAACGAGTTTAGTCGCCGCAATCGCCATCGGTATCGGTATTGATTACACTGTTCACTTTATGAACAACTATCATAACGAAAGAATTGCAAGCGATAATTTAACGCAGGTTACCTTAAACACGCTCCGCCATTCGGGAAAGGGAATAGCCGTCAATGCGTTTTCCGTCGGCTGCGGTTTTTTGGTTATGTGTTTTTCAAACTTTGTCGTACTCAGGTTTGTCGGATTTTTGGTTGCAACAGTAATGCTGACCAGCTCGGTTGCGTCATTAACGATTTTACCTGTTGTGCTA from the Treponema vincentii F0403 genome contains:
- a CDS encoding efflux RND transporter permease subunit, with protein sequence MQNNKDGTKLCYVALALIAAVTVFFASMLPNIIMDNELRHFFPESHESYRKFNTLTEMFGDQYVMDIVIETNEDIMLNRESLAVIGKITEELEQLNNIVKIQSITNVDFITDDDGHLSTGQLIPEDFSGTAAEVQQLKQRILEWPKAYIGTIISSDFKGVQIIATLNSDATPPEVSTLYYETVDVVKKHLAAHASLNYKIAGDPVLGEYGKIFMYADLKNLIPLITVVVLLCLFLSFRNAEGTLLPLITVLISTIWTAGIMAMIGEPLTIVSSCLPVLLIAVGSAYGIHIINYYYQRLEKEPLITDKLRHQALIKETLKSARSPVLLAGITTIAGFISTITSPIRPLKSFALFSAVGVVIALSLAFVFIPSILMIKSVGLIQRQQKRMSLRAVKKNARLAALGINKKGATLDRIYSYFNKREGRFVFGLLVIVGLSVVGIMNLNIESAFLEYFPKNSKVRNDVSSIDTKYVGTTGFSLVIQGQEKGDMCNPAILTEMEKLENYLQANHPAIGSVVSFTEFVKRMNQVMHSSAAVQEASVSQNASADFSVGSVGSMGSKENGSLDFDSFFEDESETVQSTGGASGSVESFFDEEEAGSEQTRYAELDGSGNAVNAVFAHYKNQPLNADETIALFTAAYASANKSDLTVTEFMDALKKQLNYRGAAYYEIPADISKYPVSTQAELKDIVTQYLLLYSGSLDALLDETLEPKTCRMQIIMRTHDTGKIKDVISDAHRFAETHFPEGYTLEAAGLGEMEVAMTSMIISSQVSSLVLAVGIVFLILAVFYRSVIAGIIGAIPLGVSILLNFGIMSLTGINLDMVTSLVAAIAIGIGIDYTVHFMNNYHNERIASDNLTQVTLNTLRHSGKGIAVNAFSVGCGFLVMCFSNFVVLRFVGFLVATVMLTSSVASLTILPVVLNMFKPKFMAVNR